The following DNA comes from bacterium.
CGGCCCCCAGGCCGAGCGAGCCAGGGCGCTCCACAAGGGCGCAAGGCTCTTCGTCGCCGGCCGCCTCCAGACTCGCAAGTTCGTCCAGGACGACCAGACCCGCTACATCACCGAAGTCGTCGCAGATCGCGTCGAGCCGCTCGGCACCTAGGCGCGGCCCGCGCACAACTCGAGCCCGGGCCAGATGGTCCGGGCTCTTTTCGTTTACCCATGAACTGGAGAGGAGGCGCGATCGGAAGTAGAAAAGAAACCACGGCAGGTGGGCGGCGGGACTCGGTTCCGCCGCCCCTTCGAGTATGCAGGCTGGGGAGCAGACCGACCGTGCTTAAGGCGCGTCCACACCCGCCCGCTGAAGGGAGTGCTCCTGGCCCGCCGCCCACCTGCCGTGGTTTCGAATCGCCCGCGCCTGCTCTCCAAACCGAGCTCTCAGTCCTATCTGGAGGCGAGCCATTCTTCTGGGCCATCAGCCAGGCCGGTAGCAGCGGGGTCCCTTCTTCTCGCAGCGCCGTGCCGCCGGGCCTGCCACCGTTTGCGCCTAGCGCTCAACCCGTCTATGCGGACAACTGTCCGTGGACCAGTCGTCTGCACCCTTCCATGATGCAGCGGTCTTATGGCCGATCGGCAATCCGCGCTCGCGTTCGCGACCGTTCTCAGGCGGCACCGGGAGGCCGCCGGTATCTCGCAGGAGGGCCTCGCCGAGAGAACCGGACTCGATCGGACGACGATCAGCATGCTCGAGCGCGGCAAGCGCCGCCCCGGCCTGGAAACGCTCCTCGACC
Coding sequences within:
- a CDS encoding helix-turn-helix transcriptional regulator, which produces MADRQSALAFATVLRRHREAAGISQEGLAERTGLDRTTISMLERGKRRPGLETLLDLGAGLEIPPGVLLDETADLLEKGRGAS